CAACAGATCGTTACATTATCATATCCTTCTCCCCAATCAGGAGGTAAACAATCCTTCAGCCGGTCAATGCGTTTAGTGATAAAAAGGAAATGAAGATCTTGCCTCAACCGCATCATCTCCCATGCTTCAGGACGCCATACGTCAGCATCTTCTACCAGAAAATCAGAAGTAAAACAAGTATAGACCAGATTACCGGAAGGTATCTTGTATGTTTTATTTTTCTTCTGTTGTATGGGTAGATTGAACTTTTCCGTCTTTGTTACAACAGAACTATCTTTACCATATTTACCATCCGTACGATAAACATAGCAATGCTGACACCCTGTACTAAACTTATGACAACCGTGCCAAGGATTCCACATCGACGTCTTTACACCTATTCGCAACATCTGCTTTTACCACTTTTCATCTACTTGAAAGAAACCGGAACCTCGCAATATGATATAAAAAACCTTACCCTCTACAATTCGTCCGCTCACTGAATGCACTAAAGTATGCTTCATCAGTTCATTCATACTGCCTATATTGACTGCGGTATAATTTTCATTTTCTGATAAAATGTTTATTGTCTCCATAGCTCTATGCTTTTATTGTTACTTTCACAAAAGTATGCAAAGAAATCGTATCTTTGAGACGGAATAAGATGAAAAAAGAGTAAAATCATGAATATTGAAGAATATCGGGAATATTGTTTAAGTATCAAAGGGGTAACAGAGAGTTTTCCCTTTGACGAGCATACACTTGTCTATAAAATCATGGATAAGATGTTTACTTTTGCCCCATTGAATCCTAAAGGGGGACGTTTCTGGGCGGATACGAAATGCGATACCGCCAGATCGGCAGAACTGATGGAGCAGTATAACGGTATTTCATTCGGCCCCTACTCCGATAAGAAATACTGGATTACCATCTACCTAGAGAGTGATGTGCCGGACAGTCTTATAAAGGAATTAATCAATCATTCCATAGAAGAGGTGGTAAAGAAACTGCCTAAGAAGAAGCAGGAAGAATATTATACCACATTAAAATAATGGGGTCCATAACTACAATTGCTCCTTGTGGTATCAATTGCACGTTATGCCACGCCTTTCAGGACGTAAAAAAGAAGTGCCCCGGTTGCAGAAGTAAAATTGGGGTAATTCGTAAAAGTTGTCTGAACTGCGCTATATCCAACTGTGATAAGAAAACAAATTACTGTTTTGAATGCATGGAATACCCCTGCAAGCAACTGAAATATTTAGACAAACAGTACCAGCTAAGATATAAGATGAATATTCTTGAAAACCTCGATTACATCAGGCAGAAAGGAGAAGAAGCATTCATTGTCAGCCAAAACGAGAAATATACTTGTCCGGATTGCGGCAAACTAAGAACCGTACATTATGATTATTGCATCTATTGCAAACAGGAAAAGAAGAAATAGCCTTCTATCTTCTCCGTTATCTTGACACACCTGTGGCAAAAAGTTCAGAGGATATCCCCCTTGTGGAGCATATCCTCTGTTGATATCAGAAATCAAACTTTTCGAGCTTCATGGAAGCCAATCCCTGTATTTTGGGAACCAACGTCACGAAATGTTCCGCTTTCTCATGGGCAGATAACGATTCTGCATCCTGCCATGTTTCGCAAATCATCAGGACATCATTACGGGTAGCGCTTTCAAAAACATCATAGGCAATGCAGCCTTTGTCTTTCAAAGAAGATGCTACCAACTCTTTTGCAGCTTCCAACACCGCAGCACGGTTACTTTCGCTTACTTGAATAAAAACATTCAGTCTAATCATATTTGTAGAATTTTAAAAGTACGCTGCAAATGTAAACAGAAAAGTCGGAACTCTGATTCACTTGTCTGCATAAATACCGATGCGGTTGCCTTCCGAATCGGCAAATACTGCAAAATAACCTTTGCCATCGGCTTCTATCTTCGTGCAGGGAATGAGCACTTTCCCGCCCTTCTGCAACACACGTTCAAGGGTAGTTGCTATGTTATCCGTATTGAAATGGATAAGTACACCTTTCTCAGAAGGCTGAAAATCGGGCAGGAGGTCAAAAGATTGTGAGATGGCTCCTACAGTCTCACCGTCTTCGGTGAAGCATGCCATCTTCTCCTGTTCACACTCAAAGACCGGAAGTTTCATGTTCAGCACGGTTTCATAAAAATCTACAGCCCGACGGAAGTCTGTAGCCGGAATCTCAAAAAATGCAATCAACTTTTTCATTTTGGTTTCTTTTTTAAGGGTTATTACTATGCCTTTGCAAAGACAGGACAAAAGTAGGGCAAGACGAGAAACCTCCATAGAAGAAAACGGACATCTTTAGAGAGAAGAAAAAAAGTGTCTTTAGAGAGTGGAAAAATAATCGGAAACGGGAGCGCATACAGACAAGTATTCCGCAGGGGTGTAACCGGAGAAGAGTTTAAACTCTTTAATCATGTGCGACTGGTCGGAGAAGCCACATTCATAGGCCACTTGCGCGAAAGGTGAACCAGGATTCTGTTGCAGGACGTATAAGGCGCGCTGCATACGCACGATGCGAAGAAAATCTTTGGGGGTGGTACCGATATAATCGGTAAAGACACGGCCGAACTGCTTGGTGCTGAGACAAGCCACATCGGAAAGTTGCAAGGTGTTTACCTGCGGATGAAGATTGATTTCGTCCAGAACAGTCGATAACCGTTTCAGGTTATATTCGGAACCGGAGGCCAGGCGACGGAAAAAGAATTGTTCAATCAGCCAGATGCACTGGTCGTTATCCGGAGTATCTGTTATCCGGTAGGATAAATCGGAAAGCTCCCTGTCTTCCACTTCATCCGTAGAAACATTCTGCCCGTTGAAAAGATGCAGGGGAATTTGCAGAAAGACTTTTGCCGCATAGGGCTGAAAGACAACCGTTATCATTTCTATAACTCCTGTCGACACGACGTCGGAGAAACCGAAAGACTGGCCGCTAATAAAGGATTGCGGTTGCAACCGCGACTCTTGTAGGCACATCAAGCGTTTGCCTTTATGAAATACCAGTTGCACACAGCCGACGGGCAAGGTACGTTCCAATACCGGCAAAGCGGCATCATCCCGCAATATCCAGTAGTAACGGATATAGGGAGACAATGCAGGAGCTGGTTTTACGATACGGAAAGTTTGCATAGTGCAAATATACGGGATTTGATTATTGCGGCAAAGGTAGGCAAAGGGGGTTGGAGGGAATAGTAAAAATGGGACATTGTTTGAGAGAATCTATCCGTTTGCGGCACTCTTTTTAACCGCAGCCTATCAGTCTCCCCATCTCTTATGGTATTCCTTATAGCGTTCATAAATATCCAATGAATATTTATCTCCTGATATAAACTCGTTTGAAAAGAATTCTTCTTCTACCGCCGCATAGTTGCCGCAGCAGTAAGGATCTACCAGACCGGTATCATACATGGCTTTTATCTCCGGTAATAGTTCCTTAGCCTTGATATCCAGCAAATCACTAACCAACATTCCCACCAAAGTACCATCGCAATAGATATTGCCAGCAAGATTTTCTGTATAAAAGAGGAGAACCTGACGGAACCATTCAATAACTTCCTTCCTGCGTTCGGGCTGCAAACGGGCTATAAGTGCCACTGCCGTGGGCACGTAGCAACGGGCAAAGGTGTACAGTCCCGGTTCCTTCATATATTCCATCAGTTGCAGCAGACGATTCTGTCCCAACAAATAAAGAGTGGCAATAAAAACCTCGGCACCTGTATCTCCGAAATAATAATCATAAAATTCCTCTCTTTGTCTCAGCATTTCAAGTATTACGTACAAACTATCTTCCGCCCCCAGTTCTGCCAAGAAGAAGGATGCATGCATCAGAATATCAGGAGAACGCTCCTCACGACGCTCTTCCGATATTTCTTCACAGGTGCAACCGACTTCAAACAGTGCCATTTGCTCTATATCACGAATCAGAGATTCGCGAGGCAGTGACAATATATCACGGATTGTTGCATCAGCAAGCAAACAACTGTCACTATCATAAAATAGCGTAATCAGTTGTGCATTCTGAACCTCCAATACTGCGGGATAAGCAGGATGGGCATAAGAATAAGAAGTGACAGGTATCCGTTGCTGTTCTTCCACCATTGTTTGCATCCGGCCAAGTGCTTCCAGCATAGTGTTGACAGCATCACTATCCAAGGAGTCTTCATCGTATTCTTCATATTCATCATATTCATCTTCCTCCTCTTCATCTTCTTTTTTTAGCACATATGAAAAATCATCTCCCAGATTCTTCTTCATCACCGGAAGCAACGTGTTGACTTGAAAGCGGCTCGTTGCCACCAGAAAGTGTTTGCCATCTTTCCCGAATTCATACTCTATCAGAGGTATCTCATCCGTATCTTCCTCCAGAATATACTGCGTCAACTTAAAAGAAGAATGCGGACCGAGTCCGGCTTCTTCAGCAAAAGCCACAGCGCCGTAAATCAGATTATGCAATTCCTCATAACTGATCGGATTCATTTCCAAGGTAGCACAACCTTCCTCTAACATCTCTCTATATTCATATTCCGGCACATTGAAGTGATATAAAGAAT
The nucleotide sequence above comes from Bacteroides intestinalis DSM 17393. Encoded proteins:
- a CDS encoding MmcQ/YjbR family DNA-binding protein → MNIEEYREYCLSIKGVTESFPFDEHTLVYKIMDKMFTFAPLNPKGGRFWADTKCDTARSAELMEQYNGISFGPYSDKKYWITIYLESDVPDSLIKELINHSIEEVVKKLPKKKQEEYYTTLK
- a CDS encoding AraC family transcriptional regulator — translated: MQTFRIVKPAPALSPYIRYYWILRDDAALPVLERTLPVGCVQLVFHKGKRLMCLQESRLQPQSFISGQSFGFSDVVSTGVIEMITVVFQPYAAKVFLQIPLHLFNGQNVSTDEVEDRELSDLSYRITDTPDNDQCIWLIEQFFFRRLASGSEYNLKRLSTVLDEINLHPQVNTLQLSDVACLSTKQFGRVFTDYIGTTPKDFLRIVRMQRALYVLQQNPGSPFAQVAYECGFSDQSHMIKEFKLFSGYTPAEYLSVCAPVSDYFSTL
- a CDS encoding DUF1186 domain-containing protein, with the protein product MAKKKKVPQQQALSPERYIKEKARLLPIVECWITDGWDKCGLGTAIVARQHKNGNYTLGIYMFDTFCCGLTDSLYHFNVPEYEYREMLEEGCATLEMNPISYEELHNLIYGAVAFAEEAGLGPHSSFKLTQYILEEDTDEIPLIEYEFGKDGKHFLVATSRFQVNTLLPVMKKNLGDDFSYVLKKEDEEEEDEYDEYEEYDEDSLDSDAVNTMLEALGRMQTMVEEQQRIPVTSYSYAHPAYPAVLEVQNAQLITLFYDSDSCLLADATIRDILSLPRESLIRDIEQMALFEVGCTCEEISEERREERSPDILMHASFFLAELGAEDSLYVILEMLRQREEFYDYYFGDTGAEVFIATLYLLGQNRLLQLMEYMKEPGLYTFARCYVPTAVALIARLQPERRKEVIEWFRQVLLFYTENLAGNIYCDGTLVGMLVSDLLDIKAKELLPEIKAMYDTGLVDPYCCGNYAAVEEEFFSNEFISGDKYSLDIYERYKEYHKRWGD
- a CDS encoding putative quinol monooxygenase, coding for MIRLNVFIQVSESNRAAVLEAAKELVASSLKDKGCIAYDVFESATRNDVLMICETWQDAESLSAHEKAEHFVTLVPKIQGLASMKLEKFDF
- a CDS encoding VOC family protein, which codes for MKKLIAFFEIPATDFRRAVDFYETVLNMKLPVFECEQEKMACFTEDGETVGAISQSFDLLPDFQPSEKGVLIHFNTDNIATTLERVLQKGGKVLIPCTKIEADGKGYFAVFADSEGNRIGIYADK